In Gadus morhua chromosome 5, gadMor3.0, whole genome shotgun sequence, the genomic stretch TCATTTTCACAAGCTGCGATTATGTATGTGTTCGTAAGGCAGCTGATGACAATTGTTGTGGCTTGAAGTTGTAGAAAACACTGCAATCTACCTCTATTCAATGTGTACATCATATTTAAGTATAGAGCTATATTTAAACATGGTTAATACTACTACACTAATTTATTCATGGGTGAAACAGATGTTTAAAATACTCTGGTCTTTAAATATTTTTGAACATATTTTTAGACAGTGAAATGACAAACCTGTTCAGTAATTATTAATAAAGGttataatatgtaatatgtGCTCAGTCAGTGTACCGtacatttgatttgtttttttgaaTGCAGTCCAATTCTAATTCTCCAGTTCTCCCGACAGATAATTTGTAGCCTACATGTCTATAGATGTCTGGAGAGGGAGATAACATGGCAACCAAAACAGTAACTGGCATGAAAAGAATGTAGGAAGGAGTCGACAAGGTAAACCATGACGCTTCAAGGCTACAAATGATGTCaataaatattgacagtgttAAGAATAATCCTTTTCCGTAATGACTGATAAACTATGCAAGAAAAATGAAATACTTAGGAATACTATCCACGACACAATTGTTTTGGGATCTTTAAGTACACATCTTTGACATCCAAACGTTTCTTATCCATAACCAACGGTCTTATTTGAGGTGTCATATTTCATCCTGGGTTGCTCCTTGGTGATCTTTCAGTGTAAGGTGTATTTGTCCCAGActgacattttgaaaatacatttcaatcatATGGCCTAACTGTCTTCTGCTAATTTGAGTGTTTACCAATAGTAAAGACATACTCAGTGTGAGGGATATCACTTTACTTGTCATTTGAAAGGATGGGCTGAGCTTAAGACACTTCATCGTACACTGATAACAGCCATACAAACATTGAGGTGACACGTTGTGGTTGCTAGATCGTAAGCGTTTGCAATGCCATGCTACCTTCAACAGCAGGGAATAGTGTTCTCGGGGCTAAAAGTTAAAATTTAACGGTCTCGGGGTCATAAATTGTTTGACCATTTCGTCCGTGACATTTTTGCGGTTCTCTTGATGGGCTGTGATCATTGGCTGGAGCGTCTCAATCAACATCTTCTTCAACTCTCCTGTCAACAAAATACCACTGGTGTAGTCctgtagaaagagagagagaaggcataGAAGTTAGattattaaattatttgataaatatatatataatataaaaagcGTATTACACACGCTTTTTTTCCTTTAAAAAAGGTAAGAAGGTACAATGCACCTTTAGTTTTTTTAATGTGGTCTTAAATAGATTCCGTCATGTGTACGCTAACTTTAAGGCTACAGAGCGTTATATTAATTGCTCGGACTCTTTATACACTACTAAAAACACACTCATGAATACTATTCTATTCATGCCAAGTCCAATCTGCGAGATGCGACTAaattctacacactgcacctttaagatTTAGGAAAATGATTACAATAATAGAAACATTGACTTctaaatattttctttaaaagAGGAATCTGTAGATCTACCTGTCTGATCTTCTCCAGCTGTTCGTCATCCTCCATGAAGAAGGTGAGGTACATGAAGGCGACGTCAATGTCTGGGTTACCACCTTGCTCCCTGTGTTCCTCGATTGTGTCTTTTCCTCCAGAGAATGCGTGCTTGTTTACCTAGCAACAGGAACCAAAAGGCCAGGTTAGACAATAATAGTTCACTTGCCGTTTCTGGTGCTATAGTTGTTTTTTAAACTACAAGATCTGAAGATGAGAAAAGGACATAGCTATAACTGTATCGACGCAAGCCACTAGACATTTCTAAATGGAAAACATAGTGAAGGTATAGGTATATAATTGTTATAATTTCCAACAATCATGTGTTACGGTGTTGGTCCCCTGTGAGCATGGCACTACCTTATTTTTGATCTGCTTTGGGGTGTCTgtgaggaagatggaggagttGGCGTCACTGGCGCTCATCTTGGTCTGGGCCCCTTGCAGAGCGGGGAAGAAGGTGGAATGCAATAGGGCGGGTTTAGGATAGCCAATCCGGGGGGCCACGTCACGGGTCATCCTGAAGTAGGGGTCCTGGTAGTGAGAGTAGAAACAGGTTCAGTCATGTGagtgttaaaggtcccatgacatgccaccaggtgtgagtgtgattagccgttacaagccgttttggaaatctgcccctcatgacatcacatgtgggcgtgtccacctagatgtgtgccggatagatgagcaacgtttgctacagtccaatgagtaggctggtagactgatctatccagcacacatctaggtggtcacgcccacctgtgatgtcgtAATGGCTaaacacaccacacctggtggcatgtcatgggccCTTTAATGAGCCATCTGGTACTGTTGAGCGTTGTGGTGGTAAGCATCTGTGATGGTTCTCACCTGGTCAATGGCACACGGGATGAGACATTGAACATCCTTCCGTCCTTTGAAGATTTGTGGGAAAGAACTACTGAAGGCCGGTGCGGCCTGGATGGCTGGGAAGCTGATTTTCCCTTTAAAAAAAGACAATGGAACCCATTAGGGACTCCTTTCCATTTAGATAGATGGAAGTTTTGCTCTGGTATAAGATTCTTCTTACCGATGCAGTCACTGTCAGAAAATCCAAAGATGCCTTTGACTTGATTGAAGGTAACATGCTTCTGAACCTTAACCACATTTCTATAAAACTCTGGGGATGaactggggaggagagacaaTCATTTTAATATCAGAAATCTGTCAAAAAAAGATCGGGCACTCAGGTGCATATAGCCACTAGGGTTCAAGTTACCCCATGTAGTCGAGGTCGGAGAAGATGAAGGTCTTGTTCACGTCGAAGCCGCACGCGATGATGTCCTTGGCATTCTCCTCGGCGAAGCGGTGGCAGTCCTCTAGCGAGAGATCCTTCCACAGGTACTTCTCATCGTCCGTTAACTGGATCACCAGAGGGATGTCGAACACATCCTGTAGCCATCTTGGAGTAGGAGAAAAAtcaaaaatgttttaaaaacatGATTACCATGATAGGGCGTTACTCTTGAGAGGTTTAGCAGACACTCCAAAGTAACTTGCAGTGATTTATTTGAGATAATTAACAAGTAGTAGGGGTTAGTTTGTCTTGCCCCGTATGCCTACCGGTAGACTGCAGAActcggggttcaaacccagaacctttcagctgagATCCAATCACCCTAACTTCTGCCCCATCAATATAGTTGTTTATTGGAATATCAGCCTTTGTATAATGTAATACTCTCCTAGTATAATGTAATGATATTATGTAATAACAATAACAGTCTCTGCTTGAATATTTCAAAGGTACTGGTATATTTAGGATTCTCACTTGGTGAAAACGAAGGGAATCAGGTGTCCTACATGCATGGCCTGTGACGAGGGGCCTCTACCGGTGTACAGGTAGAAGGACTTCTGCTTCTCGTAGGCGTCCAGGACCTGATTCATATCTCTGCCAGATGGAAtacccacaacaacacaaaacacaaccatTACACTTGATTGTCATTCAGTATTTATCAATTTTACATGATTAAAATATTTTGACATCACGTGATGGAGACTAGTGAATCACTGAGGACATTAAGAAATTAGGACAGTATCAAACACGAGTTATAGGGTCGTGAGAAGGTGGCTTCTTCTACGAACCTGTGGGAAAAGAAGATCCCCCTTCGTAGGAAGCGGTGGGGTTTCTGTCCCGACACCTTCTCAATTCTGTCCACCAGTTCCTGGTCAATCTTACTGCTGCCAAATCTCACTGATAGAAACCACACCAAATGAGAAGGATAACATTTTAGAACCACGTCAATTGTGTTAGATATTTTTTACGTGAATGTTAAGATGCCAATTACCTATGAGTTTATCGT encodes the following:
- the wars1 gene encoding tryptophan--tRNA ligase, cytoplasmic — encoded protein: MELYEQLTAQGDKVRSLKTAKADKADVDAAIQLLLKLKVDYKEVTGQDYKAGCPPSGTAVSNDRQSENGGEEDTVDPWNVATNSAKGVDYDKLIVRFGSSKIDQELVDRIEKVSGQKPHRFLRRGIFFSHRDMNQVLDAYEKQKSFYLYTGRGPSSQAMHVGHLIPFVFTKWLQDVFDIPLVIQLTDDEKYLWKDLSLEDCHRFAEENAKDIIACGFDVNKTFIFSDLDYMGSSPEFYRNVVKVQKHVTFNQVKGIFGFSDSDCIGKISFPAIQAAPAFSSSFPQIFKGRKDVQCLIPCAIDQDPYFRMTRDVAPRIGYPKPALLHSTFFPALQGAQTKMSASDANSSIFLTDTPKQIKNKVNKHAFSGGKDTIEEHREQGGNPDIDVAFMYLTFFMEDDEQLEKIRQDYTSGILLTGELKKMLIETLQPMITAHQENRKNVTDEMVKQFMTPRPLNFNF